The window CAGCGCCGTGTAGGCGCATCGCATTGTCTCTTCCTCGACCGTGAACATGGGGGCGTACGTCTCCGTAGCGATTGAGCCGCCAGCAAATATCCACGCGACGAGAATATTGAATCCTTCAAACTGTTCGTCGTTCCACGAGAGATCGAGCCAGCCGTAGTCTTCTGCAGTCTGAATCGCGCGCACGGGGTCGGGGCGACTGTCCGATTCCATCCATGGACGAATGCGGCTGCGCGGCAGGTCCAGTGCGGACGCGACAGCTGCCGATCCTTTGTTCGGGTGCTCGGCTGTGTATTCGAGCACACGCTGGTACTCTTGGACGCGGCCCCACGGGTCGTCGTAGCGACCGCCCGCGTAGGTTGCAGCAAGGTGCTTCGAAATCTCTATCCTATCGTCGATCGGCATAAAAACCGCCTCAAAACAGTGTTAATCAGCCGCCGTACTCGTATTCGCGCAGGGTTGCCGAGTCCGTTCCTGCATCATTCTCCCAGATAATTCGAACTGTATCTCCGGAACTGACGCTATCGTTCGTTGTGTATGTGTCACCGGCGGATATCGTCCCACCACCCCAGTTATTCGCATCGTCAACGAAGGTTCCGTAGGTGACATTTATGTTGGCTGCGTCGAGGGTTGCACCACCAGTGTGGGTGATATCGATATTATTTCCATTCTCGACAAAATCAAAACTTGCCTGCGGCGCTGTATCGCTCACCTGGTCACCGAGACCGAGGACGAATGTTGCGATGACGGCTGCCAGAATGACGGTGATTGCGACCATCAATATCACGCCAATCACTGGACTGACTGCACCATCGTCGTTGCGAAGTTGTTGTAGCTTCATGGTTTCTCACGGACACACAGCGCATACGAGATGGGCCACAACTGCTAAGATAGTGGCCCGTGTTATTTGGACTTGCACACAGGATGGGTGCCATCCCAACCTGATGTCCTTCTCGTGATACTGCGTGTTCCTAGCCACGTGTAGACCATCACCTCATATAACAGTAAGGTCTTATTACCAGGTTTGATAGTTCGAAAACGTATATTTCGCACTCAGTTTCATAAATAAATAAGACGTTAACAGGTGAAAACCACTTTCACTCTGCTTGGCTCGCACTTACTTGTCTCTTATTGGAACGCTTTGAGTATGATAACTGACGCCCGAGCGCTCCGCCCGGAATACATCCCACGTGACCTGTACCACCGTGATGGACAGAAAGACGCACTGGCCTCGTGGCTCGATCCACTCACCCATGGTCGCTCGGGCGAGAACGCGTTTATTTTCGGCCCGACTGGGTCAGGAAAGACCA of the Salinibaculum sp. SYNS191 genome contains:
- a CDS encoding type IV pilin N-terminal domain-containing protein, whose translation is MKLQQLRNDDGAVSPVIGVILMVAITVILAAVIATFVLGLGDQVSDTAPQASFDFVENGNNIDITHTGGATLDAANINVTYGTFVDDANNWGGGTISAGDTYTTNDSVSSGDTVRIIWENDAGTDSATLREYEYGG